Genomic DNA from Thermobifida alba:
CTCTTCCCCAGCCACGGCATCTCCGCTTGATCCGGCCCCGACCCTAGCAGCCCCCCGCCCCGACGCAAATCCACGCCGAACCAGAAAACCACCGAGACAGAACCACCCGGAGCCTCCCCGCGAAACCCTCCGCAGTTCCGCTCCGTTCTTCTTTGCCTCACTTTATCGCCGTCTGACCATTCCACCAAATCGGTGTCCGGTCCGGCGATCTGCGAACCGATTTCCCCGGCCTCCTCCCCCGTTCCGGGGAACCGTCCGTCAGGTGACGACCGTCTTCCGGGACGTGGGATGCGACCGTCGCCGAACCGGTCGGCTCTGTGTCGCTGGGAGGGGGCGGGGTGGACGGTCACCGTCCGTCTCAGCCCGCGAGGCTTCGGATCCGGCTGCCCTCGCCCGTCGCGGCGAGTTCAGTTCCCGGTCATCCGTCAGTTCGATTCTACCCGCCCGGAGTCGGTGCTCCGACCACCTCCTCGGCGGGGCCGACGCGGGTCGGGCCACCGCCCTGTCCGTTTCGGCGCAAAGGACACTACCCCATGCCCCGGGAGACGCAAACCCCGGTGCCGCACGGCCTCCGAAACGCTGTTGACCCCGTCCAGAACCTCTGGTGGCCCGGACTTGACCCGGAAGGGGGCGCGGTTGACCCTCCGTCGACCCGCGCCCCCCACCGCTTGGCCCGCCCTGTCCGGGCATGGCCCAGATATTGCCGGCGACGGCCTGGGACCGCCTCAGCCGAGCTCCCGGATCCTCCCGGCGAGAGCGCGGAAGGCGACGCCCCGGTGGCTGATCGCGTTCTTCTCCTCGGGACTCATCTCCGCCGTGGTGCGGTCCTGTCCCTCCGGCACGAAGATCGGGTCGTAGCCGAAGCCGTTCGCCCCCCTCGGCTCGGTGGCCAGGCTGCCGCGGAGCACCCCCTCCACGACGTGCTCCTCCCCGTCGGGCAGCGCCAGTGCGGCGGCGCAGACGAACTCGGCGCCGCGCCGCTGCGGCGGGGTGTCGGCGAGCTGGTCGAGGACGAGTTCGAGGTTGGCCGCGTCCCGGTCGCCGCTGCGTGCACCGAACCTGCCCGACCAGCGGGCGGACAGGACCCCGGGCATGCCGTTCAGCGCGTCGACGCGCAGTCCCGAGTCGTCCGCGACGGCCGGGAGCCCGGTGTGCGCGGCGATCGCCCTGGCCTTGAGCAGGGCGTTGCCGGTGAAGGTCGGCTCGGTCTCGGCCACCTCGGGGGCGTCCGGGTATCCGTCGAGGCCGCGGACCTCGATGTCGAGCCCCGCCTCGCCCAGGATGGCGCGCAGTTCGGGGACCTTCTTGGCGTTGCGGGTGGCGAGTACGAGAGTGCTGATCGGGCTCACTCGGTCAGTGCCTTCTTCTGGATCTCGGTGAGTTCGGCGCATCCGGCGACAGCCAGGTCGAGCAGGGAGTCCAGGAGCTTGCGGTCGAAGGGGGCGCTCTCGGCGGTGCCCTGGACCTCGATGAACTCCCCGGCTCCGGTGACGACGACGTTCATGTCGGTCTGCGCCACCGAGTCCTCCAGGTAGTTCAGGTCCAGTCGGGGCTGCCCCTGGATGATGCCGACGCTGACGGCGGCGACGGAGCCGGTCAGCGGGTTGGTCTTGAGGTTGCGCTGTCTGCGCAGGTACCGGACGGCGTCGACGAGGGCCACGTAGGCGCCGGTGATGGCGGCGGTCCGGGTGCCGCCGTCGGCCTGGAGGACGTCGCAGTCGAGGGTGATGGTGTGCTCCCCCATGGCCTTGAAGTCGACGACCGCGCGCAGCGAACGCCCGATGAGGCGGGAGATCTCGTGGGTGCGGCCACCGATCCTGCCCTTGACGGACTCGCGGGTGCCCCTGGTGTCCGTGGCCCGGGGGAGCATGGCGTACTCGGCGGTGACCCAGCCCTCTCCGGTGCCGCGGCGCCACCGGGGGACGCCTTCCTCCACTGTCGCGGCGCACAGCACGCGCGTCTCGCCGAACTCGATGAGCGCGGATCCTTCGGCGTGCCGGAGCCAGTTGCGCGAGATGCGCACCGGGCGTAGCTGGTTCGGGGTTCGTCCGTCAGGTCGAGGCATGCTGCCGAGCCTATCGGCGCGCATGGGACGCCACAGCCACTTGACCGGACAACCGCGGGGTTTCGGCCACGTGCGGCCTTTCCCGATTTTTCCCTGCTGTGCGGGCGGGTCTCAGCCGCCCGCGGTGACCTCGTGGACCTCCCCGGACACGGCGAGCCCGACCGGACCGTCGTAGGTGCTGCGCGCCTCGGCGAGGGTGCGCTCGTCGTCGTTCCAGGGGACCAGGTGGGTGAGGAGCAGTCGGCGCGCGCCGGCCCGGCTGGCCTGCTCCCCCGCCTCGCTTCCGGTCAGGTGCATGTCCTTGGGGTGCTCCCGGTTGTCGTGGAAGGACGCCTCGCACAGGAACAGGTCGGCGTCGCGGGCCAGCTCGACCAGTTCGCTGCAGGCCCCGGTGTCCCCCGAGTAGGTGAGGACCGCGCCGTCGTGCTCCAAGCGGATGCCGAACGCCTCGACGGGGTGGTTGACGTGGTCCACCGTGGCCGTGAAGGGGCCGATCCGCAGGGTGCCCGGGCTCAGCTCACGGAAGTCGAAGGTCTCGCGCATGCCGGGATCGGGGTCGAGCCCGTAGGCGAGGGCCATCCGGTCGGCCACTCCGGGGGGACCGTAGACGGGGATGCGGGGTTTGGGGCCGCCGTCGGGGTGGAAGGTCCGTGCCACCCAGTAGGAGCACAGGTCCAGGCAGTGGTCGGCGTGGAGGTGCGAGAGGTAGACGGCGTCGATGGTGTAGATGTCAACGTGGCGCTGGAGGGTGCCGAGCGCTCCGTTGCCCAGGTCGAGCAGCAACCGGAACCCGTCGGCCTCCACGAGGTAACAGGACGCGGGTCCGGCGGGTCCGGGGAAGCTCCCCGAGGGGCCGATGATGGTGAGTCGCACGTCGTACAGCCTTTTCGGTGAAGGCGTCTTCTGCCGCGAAGACGCCACTGCGTCACGGAGAGTTTCTCCGGGTTTTCCAAGTGGTTACGGGTGTACCCCACGTACCGGCGAGTAGGTACTGATTGTGGGCCGTTCCTCAGGCGATGTGGGTCACAGGTTCCCCGCCCTGTCCGGGGTGGTCAGCGGCCGACCCGGGCGAGTTGGCGGCTCTGCGCGACGAGCCGTCCCTTGGTGTCCCACAGGTCGACGTTCTCGTCGAACCATCCGTCGCTGACCAGGGTGCTGTGCGCCCGGAAGGCGAGCGGCCCGGGTTCGGGCAGCGCTCTGAGGTGCCAGGTGAGCTCGACGGTGGGCGCCCAGCTCCAGTCCGTCAGCAGGCTGACGATGGGGGGCAGCGCGTCGACGGCGAGCGGGAGGAACGCGGCGGGGTCCTCGGCCGAGCCGCCGTCGCGCGCGCTGAGGTCGACGTATCCGTACAGTTCGGGGGTGTCCGCGGTGCGTTCGCGGAGGAGGGCCGCGTAGCTGTCGGGGCTGAATCCCACGTCGACCCTGGCGAGGAAGCCGTCCTCGGCCAGTTGGCCCTGCCGCGGGTCGAAGCTGCGGCACTGTCCGATCGGGGGGACCGGGGCCGGGGGCGTCGCGTAGAGGGGCTGCGCCTGCGAGTCGAGCGTGGCGGTCGCGATCGTCCCGGTGAGGACGGTCCGCCCCTCCTGCCGCAGCGTGACCAGGACGGTGGTGACGGTCCGGCCTCGCTTGACCACCTCGGTCTCGATCTCGGCCGGTCCGCCGCCACCGGGACGGTGGAAGTGGTAGGAGGAGGACACCGCGTGCGGGTGGTCGGATTCGGCGAGCGCGGCCCGTTGCAGGACCGCCATGAGATAGCCGCCGTTGATCGCGGTGCCGATGAGGTATCCGGGATCGAGTTCGGCGGCGTATCGATTCTCACCGACGCGGACGACGGCGGTCGCGGAGTCGAATCGGGTCATGGGGACCATTGAACCGAAAGCGGTTCTTCCGCGGACAGGCAGGGGGCGGGTTGCCGTGGTACCGCCGCGGCCCCGGCGTCGGGGCGCGGCGGTACGGCGGCTCAGGCCCAGAGTTGGCCTTCGAGGCGCTTCTCCGCCTCTTCCAGCGTGCCCTCGTAGGCTCCGGTGGACAGGTACTTCCATCCGGCGTCGGCGACGATGAACGCGATGTCGGCGCGTTTGCCCTCCCTGGCGGCCCGGGCCGCCACCCCGAGGGCGGCGTGCAGCACGCCGCCGGTGGAGATGCCCGCGAAGATCCCCTCTTTGTCGAGGAGTTCCCGGGTGCGGCGCAGCGCCGCGTCGGAGGGGACGGAGAAACGGGTGCTGAGGATCGTCTCGTCGTACAGCTCGGGAACGAACCCCTCGTCGAGGTTGCGCAGGCCGTAGACGAGTTCCCCGTAGCGGGGCTCGGCCGCCACGATCTGGATGTCGGGCCGCTGCTCGCGCAGGTAGCGGCCGACGCCCATGAGGGTGCCGGTGGTGCCCAGCCCGGCGACGAAGTGGGTGATCTCCGGCAGGTCGGCCAGGAGCTCCGGCCCGGTCGTCTCGTAGTGGGCCCGGGCGTTGGCCGGGTTGCCGTACTGGTAGAGCATCACCCAGTCGGGGTGCTCCGCGGCCATGCGCTTGGCGACGCGCACCGCTTCGTTCGACCCGCCCTCGGCCGGGGAGTAGTGGACCTCGGCGCCCCACATGCGCAGCAGCTGGCTGCGTTCGGCCGAGGTGTTCTCGGGCATGACGCAGACCATCCGGTAGCCGCGCAGCCGGGCGACCATGGCCAGGGAGATCCCGGTGTTTCCGGAGGTCGGCTCCAGGATGGTGCACCCGGGGGTGAGCAGGCCCTCCTTCTCGGCCTGCTCGATCATGTAGAACGCCGCGCGGTCCTTGATCGACCCGGTCGGGTTGCGGTCCTCCAGTTTGGCCCAGAGCCGCACCTCGGGCGAGGGCGACAGGTTCGGCAGCCCGACCAGCGGGGTGCCGCCGAGCGAGTCCAGGAGAGAGTCGAACCTCATGACGTTCAGCGCGCGCCGCCGGCGACGGCCGGCAGGACCGTGACGGTGTCGCCGTCGGAGACGGGGGTGTCCAGTCCGCCGAGGAAGCGGACGTCCTCATCGTTGAGGTAGACGTTGATGAAGCGGCGCAGCTGTCCGTTCTCGACGAGGCGCTCACCGATGCCCGGGTGGTTCTTGTCCAGGTTGGTGATGAGTTCGGAGAGGGTGCTCCCCTCCCCGTCGACCGTTTTGGCTCCGCCGGTGAGGTTGCGCAGGATGGTCGGGATGCGGACCTCGATGGCCATGAATGTGTCTCCGTCTAGAAGTCTGTGGGTGCGAGCGGCGGATGCGCGACGCTCCGCCGGATAGGTTCAACATGCGCGGCGCTCCGGTGATTCCGGGGCCGCACCGTTTTCTCAGCCCTGCTCGACGATCTCGACCGGTTCCTCGGTGACGACCCCGTCGACGATCCGGTAGGAGCGGAACTCGACGGTGTCGGGGTCCCGGGTGGAGACCAGGACGTAGTGGGCGTTCGGCTCGGAAGCGTAGCTGACGTCGGTCCGCGACGGGTACGCCTCGGTGGCGGTGTGCGAGTGGTAGATGACGACGGGCTCCTCACCCCGCTCGTCCATCTCGCGCCAGACCCTGAGCTGTTCGAGCGAGTCGAAACGGTAGAACGTGGGCGACCGTTCGGCGTTGATCATCTCGACGAAGCGTTCGGGCCGGTCGCTGCCCTCGGGACCGGCCACGATGCCGCACGCCTCGTCCGGGTGGTCCCGTCGGGCGTGGGCGACGATCTGGTCGTAGATCGAGCGATCAATCCTCAGCATGCTCCTCAGCCTAGCCGAGTCGCAATCCCTACCCACCCGGTAGGTATGGCTTGGTGTGCCCTGGTGGCGGCGGGGCGTGCCGACGGCCGCCCGCCGCGTCGGGTCCGGGGCGGCGGGCGGTCCGCGATCGCCCCTACTCCGGCCAGGCCGCCTGGACCAGAGACTCCTGGACGTAGGTGAGCCACTCGTAGATGTGCGCCGCGGCGGCCAGCGACTCGTCCCGTGAGGCGGCGGCGCGCATCGCGTAGGCGTCCTCCTCGGTCTCCAGACCCATGCGGGTGCCCAGGGAGAGCCGCACGTCGGTGAGGACCTTGAGCCACGCCTGCACGTCGTCGGCGTCCAGCGTGATCTCGCCGCCCTCGGCGGGGATCGCGGCGGCCACCCGCCGGGCGTTCTCCCGTTTGTGGCGGCGCAGGTCGTTCTCGGTGTAGCGGCGGAAGTCCGTGGCGGCGGCGGAGTCGTCGGTGTAGGCGTCGGGGAAGAGCCGGGCCAGCACCGGGTCCGCGGGCCTGGTCGCGGAGTCGCTGATGCCGACGAGGGCGGCGAGTCCGTCCTGCTGCTCTGGCTCCTCGACGATGCGCAGCAGGAGTTCGGCCATGGAACTGAGGAGCCTCGCCTCGTCCGGGCTGAT
This window encodes:
- the rdgB gene encoding RdgB/HAM1 family non-canonical purine NTP pyrophosphatase codes for the protein MSPISTLVLATRNAKKVPELRAILGEAGLDIEVRGLDGYPDAPEVAETEPTFTGNALLKARAIAAHTGLPAVADDSGLRVDALNGMPGVLSARWSGRFGARSGDRDAANLELVLDQLADTPPQRRGAEFVCAAALALPDGEEHVVEGVLRGSLATEPRGANGFGYDPIFVPEGQDRTTAEMSPEEKNAISHRGVAFRALAGRIRELG
- the rph gene encoding ribonuclease PH is translated as MPRPDGRTPNQLRPVRISRNWLRHAEGSALIEFGETRVLCAATVEEGVPRWRRGTGEGWVTAEYAMLPRATDTRGTRESVKGRIGGRTHEISRLIGRSLRAVVDFKAMGEHTITLDCDVLQADGGTRTAAITGAYVALVDAVRYLRRQRNLKTNPLTGSVAAVSVGIIQGQPRLDLNYLEDSVAQTDMNVVVTGAGEFIEVQGTAESAPFDRKLLDSLLDLAVAGCAELTEIQKKALTE
- a CDS encoding MBL fold metallo-hydrolase, which produces MRLTIIGPSGSFPGPAGPASCYLVEADGFRLLLDLGNGALGTLQRHVDIYTIDAVYLSHLHADHCLDLCSYWVARTFHPDGGPKPRIPVYGPPGVADRMALAYGLDPDPGMRETFDFRELSPGTLRIGPFTATVDHVNHPVEAFGIRLEHDGAVLTYSGDTGACSELVELARDADLFLCEASFHDNREHPKDMHLTGSEAGEQASRAGARRLLLTHLVPWNDDERTLAEARSTYDGPVGLAVSGEVHEVTAGG
- a CDS encoding thioesterase family protein encodes the protein MTRFDSATAVVRVGENRYAAELDPGYLIGTAINGGYLMAVLQRAALAESDHPHAVSSSYHFHRPGGGGPAEIETEVVKRGRTVTTVLVTLRQEGRTVLTGTIATATLDSQAQPLYATPPAPVPPIGQCRSFDPRQGQLAEDGFLARVDVGFSPDSYAALLRERTADTPELYGYVDLSARDGGSAEDPAAFLPLAVDALPPIVSLLTDWSWAPTVELTWHLRALPEPGPLAFRAHSTLVSDGWFDENVDLWDTKGRLVAQSRQLARVGR
- a CDS encoding PLP-dependent cysteine synthase family protein codes for the protein MRFDSLLDSLGGTPLVGLPNLSPSPEVRLWAKLEDRNPTGSIKDRAAFYMIEQAEKEGLLTPGCTILEPTSGNTGISLAMVARLRGYRMVCVMPENTSAERSQLLRMWGAEVHYSPAEGGSNEAVRVAKRMAAEHPDWVMLYQYGNPANARAHYETTGPELLADLPEITHFVAGLGTTGTLMGVGRYLREQRPDIQIVAAEPRYGELVYGLRNLDEGFVPELYDETILSTRFSVPSDAALRRTRELLDKEGIFAGISTGGVLHAALGVAARAAREGKRADIAFIVADAGWKYLSTGAYEGTLEEAEKRLEGQLWA
- a CDS encoding MoaD/ThiS family protein; the encoded protein is MAIEVRIPTILRNLTGGAKTVDGEGSTLSELITNLDKNHPGIGERLVENGQLRRFINVYLNDEDVRFLGGLDTPVSDGDTVTVLPAVAGGAR
- a CDS encoding Mov34/MPN/PAD-1 family protein codes for the protein MLRIDRSIYDQIVAHARRDHPDEACGIVAGPEGSDRPERFVEMINAERSPTFYRFDSLEQLRVWREMDERGEEPVVIYHSHTATEAYPSRTDVSYASEPNAHYVLVSTRDPDTVEFRSYRIVDGVVTEEPVEIVEQG
- a CDS encoding DUF2017 domain-containing protein, with translation MTARFRSAPHGGVRLRISPDEARLLSSMAELLLRIVEEPEQQDGLAALVGISDSATRPADPVLARLFPDAYTDDSAAATDFRRYTENDLRRHKRENARRVAAAIPAEGGEITLDADDVQAWLKVLTDVRLSLGTRMGLETEEDAYAMRAAASRDESLAAAAHIYEWLTYVQESLVQAAWPE